One Actinomycetospora corticicola genomic window, AGGTCGTGGCGCACCCGTGAGTCGATCACCAGGACCGCGAGACCCGCCGTCTCGAACCCGAGCGCGACGTCCTCGGTGGCCATCGAGCGGCAGTCGAGCAGCAGCGCCGAACCCTCCCGGCACAGCAGCGACGCCGCCTGGTCCATGATCCCGACCGGCGCCCCCACCACCTCGTTCTCCGCCCGCCGCCCGGCCGCGGCGAGCGCGACCCGGTCGAGCCCGGCCCCGGTCAGCTCGTCCACCGCCAGGGCGACCGCGCTCTCCAGCGCCGCCGAGCTCGACAGCCCGGCCCCCAGCGGGACCTCCCCGTGCACCACGAGGTCCCAGCCCCGGTCGACCCCGAGCGCCCACAGCGTGCCCAGCGGGTACGCGCTCCACCCGGTCGCGGTCGCGAGGTTCCCGACGGCGAGCTCGGTCGCCTCGGTGCCCGGGTCGTCCGAGCACACGGTGACCCGGTCGTCGTCGCGCCGGGCCGCCGCGACGTAGGTCCGCCGGTCGATCGCGAAGGGCAGCACGTGCCCCTCGTTGTGGTCGGTGTGCTCGCCGATCAGGTTGACCCGCCCGGGCGCGGAGAAGACGCCCTCGGGGTCCCGGCCGTGGACGTCGCGGAAGGCCTCGAGAACCCGCTCGGCCCCCTCGGGTCGAGCTCCCCTATCGGCGTGCTCTCCCCTTTGGTCCGTCTCCCGCCCGCTCACGCCGGCACCGTCGCGCGCTCGGCCGCCTCGCGCAGCCGCGGGCCGGCGACCTCGGGGGCGACGTCGGTGAGGAACGCGCCGCCGAACGTCTCCGAGCCCGCCAGGTACTTGAGCTTCCCGCCGCCGCGGTGGGGCGGACAGATCTCGAGGTGCAGGTGGCCGAGCCCGCGCTCGTCGTCGGGAACGTTCACCGGCGCCGAGTGGACGCCGAGCAGGTACGAGGTGCGGAAGCCGAAGTACGCGTCGTACCCCGCGAGCACGCGGGCCAGGACGCGGGCGAGGTCGTCGCGGGCCCCGGCGTCGAGCTCGGGCAGCGTGCCGACGTGGTCACGCGCCCAGATGTCCACCTCGTAGGGGAAGCGCGCCCACGGCGGGACCCCGGCCAGGAAGTGCGTGCCCTCGACGACCACGCGCGGCCCGCCCGACTCCTGCGCGACGACGTCGCAGAAGACGCACCGGCCCGTGCGGTCACGGTGGTGGCGCGCCGCGCGCTGCTCGCGGGCGGGCCGGGGCGGGACCTCGGGATACGCGTAGATCTGCCCGTGGGGGTGGTGCAGCGTGACCCCGACGGCCTCGCCCTTGTTCTCGAACGGCAGCACGTAACCGATCTTCCCGTCGGCCGCCAGCGCCGCGAACCGGTGGGCCCAGGCGTCGACGAGCAGCCGGATGCGCCGCTCGCCCACGCTCGCCAGGGTCGCCTCGTGGTCGTCGGTGAAGACGACCACCTCGCAGTGCCCGTAGGCGGGCTCGACCGGCACGAGGTCGGTGCCCGCGAGATCGGGCGCGGGCGGGGTGGGCGACAGCGAGGGGAACCGGTTGTCGAACACCGCGATCTCGAAGTGCTCGCGCGCGATCTCGGTCTCCGGGCCGCCCGGGTGGGTCGGGCACAGCGGGCAGTCGGCGGTGGCCGGCTTGTACGTCCGGTCCTGACGGTGCGTGGCGAACGTGACCCACTCGTCGTGCGTCGGGTCGTAGCGGCGCTCGCTCACGGCCGGACCTCCGCGGCCGACCGGGTCGAGCTCCGCTGCGCTCCGTCTCCCGCCGACCGGGTCGAGCTCCGCTGCGCTCCGTCTCCCGTCGAGAAGTAGGTGATCGACCTGCCGTCGGGAAGGGTCTCCGGCTCGACGACGAGCCCGGGCATCCCGCCGGCCCCGGTGTCAGCGGTGGCACACGGCTGACCCCCACCGTCAGCGGTGGGCCACCGCTGACCGTCCTCGCCCGTCATCCGGCCGTCCCTTCATGCCCTCTTGACGCCCGGCGACTCCGGGCCCACAGTGTGCGCCTGCTAACGATAACGTTCACGGGAACCTTCACGGAACCCCGGACCGCACGAGAGGTCGCGATGCTGCGCCTGAACCCGGGATGGCTGGACTACACGCTCCTGGCGCTCTACTTCGTCGTCGTGCTGGGCATCGGCGTGGTCGCCCGCCGCGCCGTGGGCACCAGCGCCGACTTCCTGCTCGCCGGCCGCTCCCTGCCCGCGTGGGTGACCGGACTGGCCTTCGTCGCCGCCAACCTCGGCGCGACCGAGATCATCGGGATGGCCGCCAACGGCGCCGAGTACGGCGTCGCGACCGTGCACTACTACTGGATCGGCGCCGTCCCGGCGATGGTCTTCCTCGGCATCGTGATGATGCCCTTCTACTACCGCTCGAAGGTCCGGTCGGTGCCGGAGTTCCTCAAGCTGCGGTTCGGCAACTACACCCACGTCCTCAACGCGCTCGTCTTCGCGATCGCCTCGGTGCTGATCGCCGGCGTGAACCTCTACGCGCTCGCGATCGTGCTGAACGCCCTGCTGGGCTGGCCCGAGTTCCTCGGCATCGTGGTCTCCGCCGCGGTGGTGCTGGTCTACATCGGGTTCGGCGGCCTCGGCTCGGCGATCTACGGCGAGGTCCTGCAGTTCTTCGTCATCCTCGCCGGGCTGATCCCGCTCGCGATCGTCGCCGTCCGCCACGTCGGCGGCTTCTCCGCGCTGGCCGACAAGGTCACCGCGTCCGCCCTGGGCGAGGGCGGCCTGCACGCCTGGCAGGGCACCGGGATCGGCGACGTCACCAACCCCATCGGCGCCAACTGGATCTCGATCGTCCTCGGCCTGGGCTTCGTGCTGTCCTTCGGCTACTGGACCACGAACTTCGCCGAGATCCAGCGCGCGCTCTCCGCGAAGGACCGCAGCGCCTCGCAGCGCACGCCCCTCATCGCGGCGTTCCCGAAGATTCTCATCCCCGCCGTCACGATCATCCCCGGGCTCGTCGCGCTCATCGCGATCCCGAACTTCGGCAACGAGAACGCCGGCGGCCTCGAGTACAACGACGCCATCCCGGCCCTGATCGGCCAGCTGCTGCCCGAGGGCGTGCTCGGCATCGCGCTGACCGGCCTGTTCGCCTCGTTCATGGCGGGCGTGGCGGCCAACGTCAGCTCGCTGAACACCGTGGTCACCTACGACCTGCTCCAGCCCTACCTCGCGAAGGGCCGCAGCGACCGGTACTACCTCAACGCGGGCCGGGTCGTCACCGCGGTCGGCGTGGTGATCGCGATCTTCACCGCGCTGCTCGCCGCCGACTTCAACAACATCATGACCTACCTGCAGTCGCTGTTCGGGATCTTCAACGCCCCCATCTTCGCGACGTTCATCCTCGGCATGTTCTGGAAGCGCACCAGCGGGTGGGGCGGGTTCACCGGGCTCCTGACCGGTGTCCTCGCCGGCGCCCTGGTGTTCGTGCTGGCGGAGGCGGGAGTGGTCGACTTCGGCTCCGGGATCGCGACGAGCTTCTACCAGGCCGGGGCGGCGTTCGTCGTCGACGTGGTCGTCACCGTCGTCGTCTCGCTCGCCACCGCCAAGCCCGAGCCGGAGCGCCTCGCGGGCATCGTCTACGGCGTGCCCGGCGCCGACGGCGTGGTCCCGACGCTGCGCCAGCCCAAGGAGCGCGTTTGGTACCGCAAGCCGGTCCTCCTCGGCGGTCTCGCCCTCGCGCTGACCGTCGTCCTCAACATCGTCTTCGCCTGAGCCGGGGAGTCACGTCATGAGCGAACCCATCCAGTCCGGTCAGCCGCAGACGACGGTCGAGACCGGCAGCCGCATGCAGCGGCTGTTCGACCTGCGCTACGTCATCGGCGCCCTGCTGGGCGTCTACGGGGTGATCCTCGTGATCCGCGG contains:
- the galT gene encoding galactose-1-phosphate uridylyltransferase, whose product is MSERRYDPTHDEWVTFATHRQDRTYKPATADCPLCPTHPGGPETEIAREHFEIAVFDNRFPSLSPTPPAPDLAGTDLVPVEPAYGHCEVVVFTDDHEATLASVGERRIRLLVDAWAHRFAALAADGKIGYVLPFENKGEAVGVTLHHPHGQIYAYPEVPPRPAREQRAARHHRDRTGRCVFCDVVAQESGGPRVVVEGTHFLAGVPPWARFPYEVDIWARDHVGTLPELDAGARDDLARVLARVLAGYDAYFGFRTSYLLGVHSAPVNVPDDERGLGHLHLEICPPHRGGGKLKYLAGSETFGGAFLTDVAPEVAGPRLREAAERATVPA
- a CDS encoding sodium:solute symporter family protein, with amino-acid sequence MLRLNPGWLDYTLLALYFVVVLGIGVVARRAVGTSADFLLAGRSLPAWVTGLAFVAANLGATEIIGMAANGAEYGVATVHYYWIGAVPAMVFLGIVMMPFYYRSKVRSVPEFLKLRFGNYTHVLNALVFAIASVLIAGVNLYALAIVLNALLGWPEFLGIVVSAAVVLVYIGFGGLGSAIYGEVLQFFVILAGLIPLAIVAVRHVGGFSALADKVTASALGEGGLHAWQGTGIGDVTNPIGANWISIVLGLGFVLSFGYWTTNFAEIQRALSAKDRSASQRTPLIAAFPKILIPAVTIIPGLVALIAIPNFGNENAGGLEYNDAIPALIGQLLPEGVLGIALTGLFASFMAGVAANVSSLNTVVTYDLLQPYLAKGRSDRYYLNAGRVVTAVGVVIAIFTALLAADFNNIMTYLQSLFGIFNAPIFATFILGMFWKRTSGWGGFTGLLTGVLAGALVFVLAEAGVVDFGSGIATSFYQAGAAFVVDVVVTVVVSLATAKPEPERLAGIVYGVPGADGVVPTLRQPKERVWYRKPVLLGGLALALTVVLNIVFA
- the galK gene encoding galactokinase codes for the protein MSGRETDQRGEHADRGARPEGAERVLEAFRDVHGRDPEGVFSAPGRVNLIGEHTDHNEGHVLPFAIDRRTYVAAARRDDDRVTVCSDDPGTEATELAVGNLATATGWSAYPLGTLWALGVDRGWDLVVHGEVPLGAGLSSSAALESAVALAVDELTGAGLDRVALAAAGRRAENEVVGAPVGIMDQAASLLCREGSALLLDCRSMATEDVALGFETAGLAVLVIDSRVRHDLADGGYADRRAACVAAAEALGVPALRDATLPAVENLPEGAPRKRARHVVTEQARVHETVALVRAGRPTEVGAVLSASHASLRDDYEVSVPEVDAIVEAAVGAGALGARIMGGGFGGSVIALVPVERTGAVDEACSTLSPRPTVREVAPAPGARREG